From the Lysinibacillus fusiformis genome, the window AACGAAGACACTTGCATTTTTATCGACTAAAAGATAAACTTTATTAAGATAGAATCGAAGAAATATCAGATAATGGGGGCGTCCTCATGGATACGAAATCACAAACTTCTTTTCAAGAGAAGGCTTTGGAGCTATTAGTTGCTGATGCAGATAAGATTGCTCGCCTTATTCGAGTACAAATGGATCATTTAACAATGCCACAATGCCCTTTATATGAGGAAGTATTAGATACACAAATGTTCGGCCTGTCACGTGAAATTGACTTTGCTGTGAAGCTTGGATTGATTGAACGTGATAAGGGCAAAGAAATTCTCGATTCACTCGAGAAGGAACTTTCTGTACTACACGACGCGTATACAGACAAATAAAAAGAAAAACTCAAACGCTTCTTTGCGCTTTGAGTTTTTTTACTAGAACGAGGTTTTCCAATGAGACAATACTTAAAACGTTATGCACAAAATTTTGATTACCCCTTATTTTTTACGGTCCTATTATTAAGTTTATTTGGGTTAATAATGATTTACAGTTCAAGTATGATGGTTGCTATTGCACAGAAAAAACAAGCACCTGATTTTTTTTATCAAAAGCAAGTGACCAATTTAATGGTGGCTTTTCTCGGTTTTATAGTGGCGGCCTTTTTTCCATACAAACATTATGCGAATAAGAACATTATGTTATTGCTAACGGTCGTATTGGCGGTGTTATTCACATGGTTAAAATTGTTTGGTCATGGGGCAGATGAAGTAGGCTCTCAAAGTTGGATTGCTATTCCAGGATTAGGTAATTTTCAGCCTTCAGAGTATGCGAAACTATTTATAATTTTATATTTTGCAGCTGCTTTTTATCGAAAAGCGCAAAAGTATACATTTGAAAAGCTACAACCTACTGAAATTTTTTACCCAATTTTTCTATGGATTTTAGTGGTTGCTGGGGTAGCCTTTGAAACAGACTTAGGAGCAGTAATTATTCTATGCGGAATTGCCGTTTCAGTTGTAGCTTCAAGTGGTATTCCGTTTAAAACATTTTGGAAATTTTTTGGTGTGTTAGGTGCATTTGGTACAGCTATTCTTGGTATTCTTTGGTTATTTAAAGGAGAGCTACTAACAGGAAATCGAAAAGGACGGATATTGTCTTACTTAAATCCGTTTGAGTATGAGGATGGTAGTGGTCACCAAGTGGTGAATAGTTATTATGCCATTGGCGGTGGCGGCTTAGAAGGACGTGGCCTTGGTCAATCCATTCAAAAATTAGGATACTTACCTGAACCACAAACAGATTTTATTATGGCAATCATAATGGAAGAGCTAGGGATTTGGGGCGTTTTAATTGTCTTATGTGGTCTAGGATTTATTGTATATAAAGGTTTTTCTATTGCATTACGAACAAAAGATCCATTGGCACGCATGATTGCGGCCGGCATTGCGAGCTGGATAGGCTGGCAATCGTTTATTAATCTTGGGGGTGTAACCGGGTTAATCCCGTTAACCGGTGTAACGTTACCTTTTATAAGCTATGGCGGTACATCTATAATCATTCTATCTTTAGCGATGGGGATATTAATCAATGTTTCTATGTTTGAAAAGGTAGAGAGGAAAAAAACACAATCATAAAGGGGGATACCTATGGAATCAATCAACAAAATTCTCGTAGCCAATCGAGGAGAAATTGCAATTCGTATTTTCCGTGCTTGTACGGAGCTGAATATCCAAACTGTTGCCATCTATTCAAGAGAGGATAGTGGTGCTTTTCATCGCTTTAAAGCAGATGAAGCTTATTTAGTGGGAGCGGGCAAGAAACCAATTGATGCATATTTAGATATTGAAGGTATTATTGCCATCGCAAAAGATGCAGATGTTGATGCGATTCATCCAGGGTATGGTTTTTTATCTGAAAACGTGGAATTTGCACGTCGCTGTGAGGAAGAGGGCATTGTCTTTATCGGGCCAACTTCTCAGCATTTAGATATGTTTGGAGATAAAGTCAAAGCACGTTCACAAGCCATTGCGGCTGAGATTCCTGTTATACCAGGTACAGACGGCCCTGTAGCCAATCTAGCAGAGGTAGAGACGTTTGCTAGCAATTATGGCTATCCAGTTATGATTAAGGCGGCACTTGGCGGTGGCGGTCGTGGGATGCGTCTTGTCCATACGCCAGAGGATCTTGCTTCTTCTTATGAAAGAGCAAAATCAGAAGCAAAGGCTGCTTTTGGTTCTGATGAAGTGTATGTAGAGAAGGCCATCATAAAACCAAAACATATTGAAGTACAGATTATTGGTGATCAACACGGCAATATTGTGCATTTATATGAGCGTGATTGCTCGATCCAGCGTCGTCACCAAAAAGTGGTGGAAATTGCGCCATCTCATTCGATTTCGGAGGAGTTAAGAAATCGTATTTGTGATGCTGCTGTGAAATTAATGAAGAATGTCTCGTACATAAATGCAGGGACAGTGGAATTTTTAGTCGCAGGAGACGATTTTTATTTCATCGAGGTAAATCCTCGCATTCAAGTAGAACATACGATTACAGAAATGATTACAGGTGTAGATATCGTCCATGCCCAAATTAAGGTAGCGGCAGGCTATGGACTACACAGTGAAGAAATTCATATGCCAAAGCAAGAAGATATGCCAATGATTGGCTATGCCATTCAGGCTCGTGTGACAACAGAAGACCCTGCAAATGACTTTATGCCAGATACAGGAAAATTAATGGTTTATCGTTCTAGTGGCGGTTTTGGAGTACGTTTAGATGCCGGGAATGGATTCCAAGGTGCTGTCGTAACACCTTATTATGATTCTCTATTAGTTAAAATTTCGACATCGGGCATGAACTTTAAAGAAGCTGCTGCGAAAATGGATCGTAATTTGAAAGAATTCCGTATTCGTGGTGTCAAAACGAATATCCCATTTTTAAACAATGTCGTTACGCATGAGAAATTTATATCAGGTGCCTTTGATACAAGCTTTATTGATACAACACCAGAGCTTTTCGAGTTCCCTGTTCGTCAAGACCGTGGGACAAAGCTATTAAGCTATATCGGAAACGTGACATTAAATGGCTTCCCAGGAGTAGAAAAGAAGTCAAAGCCCATTTTTGTTCAGCCGAACCAACCTAAAATCGATCCTTTAATTGTACCACCAGCAGGTACGAAGCAGATTTTAGATACACAAGGGGCAGATGGCTTGGTGCAGTGGATTTTAGCACAGGACGATGTACTACTAACAGATACAACATTCCGTGATGCGCATCAATCATTACTCGCTACACGTGTTCGTTCGCAAGATATGTACCAAATTGCCGATGCGACAGCACGTATGATGCATCAATTATTCTCGCTGGAAATGTGGGGCGGGGCAACATTTGACGTAGCCTATCGTTTCCTGAAAGAGGATCCGTGGGAGCGCCTAGCGAAACTGCGTGAACAAGTGCCAAATGTGTTATTCCAGATGTTACTACGTGGAGCTAATGCTGTTGGTTATACAAACTATCCTGACAATCTAATTCGTGAATTTATAGCGGAATCAGCTTCATCAGGTATTGATGTATTCCGTATTTTCGATAGCTTAAACTGGATTAAAGGTATGGAAGTAGCGATTGATGCGGTGCGTCAATCAGGAAAAATTGCCGAAGCAGCAATCTGTTATACAGGTGACATTTTGGATGATAGTCGTGCGAAATATTCTGTGCAATATTATAAGGATATGGCGAAGGAGCTAGAGGTAGCAGGTGCACATATTCTAGCTATTAAAGATATGGCTGGTTTACTGAAGCCAGAAGCGGCCTATCGTTTAATTTCCGAGTTAAAAGAGACGACAAGTCTGCCAATTCACTTGCATACGCATGACACAAGTGGCAATGGAATTTACTTATATGCCAAAGCGATTGAAGCTGGTGTAGATATTATCGATACAGCACTTGGGTCTATGGCGGGCTTAACATCTCAGCCAAGTGCAAACTCCTTGTACTATGCGATGAAGGGCAGTAAACGTGAGGTACGTGCGGATATCGATTCTATGGAGAAATTATCGTACTACTGGGAAGATGTTCGTAAATACTATAAAGATTTCGAAAGTGGCATGATCAGCCCACATTCAGAAATTTATGTGCATGAGATGCCTGGTGGACAATATAGTAACTTACAGCAGCAAGCAAAAGCAGTAGGTCTTGGTGATCGTTGGGAAGAAGTGAAGCGTATGTATTCCCGTGTAAATTTACTGTTTGGTGATATTGTCAAAGTGACACCATCTTCCAAGGTGGTAGGTGATATGGCTTTATTCATGGTACAAAATGATCTAGACGAAAATACGGTCTTAACAAGAGGGCAAACGATTGACTTCCCAGATTCAGTCATTGAATTTTTCCAAGGCTATCTTGGGCAGCCACATGGCGGGTTCCCAGAGGCATTACAACAAGTGGTGCTAAAAGATCGCGAAGCAATTAGCGTTCGTCCAGGAGAATTATTAGAGCCTATTCAGTTTGATCAATTAGAGGCTGTGCTAGAGACGAAATTAAATCGTCCTGTAACGAAAAAGGATGTACTGGCTTATGCTCTCTATCCAAAAGTCTTTGAGGAGTATGCAAAAACGGCAGAATCCTTCGGCAATATTTCGGTTCTCGACACACCAACATTCTTATATGGCTTAAAGCTTGGAGAAATTATTGAAGTCGAAATCGAAAAAGGGAAAACATTGATTATTAAACTCGTATCAATCGGGGAACCGCAACACAATGGAACACGTGTCCTGTACTTTGAGCTCAATGGACAATCGCGTGAATTGGTGATTCAAGACATGACTGTTGAGGTAGATGGCAATCTAGCATTAAAAGCCGATCCAAGCAATCCAAATCAAATCGGTGCTACAATGCCAGGTACTGTGTTGAAAGTCGTTGTTTCTAAAGGTAGTCCAGTTAAACGTGGCGATCACCTATTAATTACAGAAGCGATGAAAATGGAAACAACTGTTCAAGCACCAAAAGACGGCATTGTAAAAGAGGTATATGCAAGTGCAGGAGATGCGATTTCAACAGGGGATTTACTGATTGAAATTGAATAAATAGTCGTGAAAAGAGGTTATTAGATACTTTTATTAGTATCTACATAACCTTTTTTTATTGTGTTTAAGTGATAAATTATATAAGATTTGATTAGTTAATCAAAAAAATGTTCAATCAATCAATTGGAGGTTCTATGGATCGTAATAAAAATACCTTTATTCAGGAAGCAAGAAAGCAGCAAATTATTGAAGCTACGATAACGACCCTTGATGAAATTGGTTATGTGAAGGCGAGTTTAGCACAAATCGCTAAACGTGCTTCTATTAGCACAGCATTAATTTCTTATCATTTTGTAGATCGACAAGATTTAATCAATCAAAGTCTGCAAGCGCTAATTGATCAATCAACAACTTTTATTTTGACAAAAACATATACTGCCAATAATCCTGTTACACAATTAGCAAACTTCATAGAGGCAAGTATTGCTTATCAAGCGACACACCCGAAGGAAAATGCAGCATTATTAGAAATTGTCTTCAATGCTCGGACGACAGAAGATATCCCTTACTATAAACTGCCAGATGAAGAAGAAGATCCGTTATTGATGGCATTATGTAATATTTTAGAAGAGGGTAAAAAACAGGGGACATTTAGTGTCAGCTCTATCAATGTAATGGCAAAAGTTATTCAAGGAGCTATTGGTGAATACATGCTAATAGGGGGACCGCTTGCTATTGCAGCAGAGGATTATAGTTACGAAGTAACAAATATTATATGGACAGCAATGAAAGTAGAGGGGGCAAAAAATGCTTAAAGCACTATTTAACTGGATGTTTGTCATTGGTTTAATTCTATTAGGAGGCCGTCTTGTAACGATAATTTGTCGATATTTCGACATTCCCTTTACAACATTTTTTAAAGATTATGCACTAGTATCCATGATTATTTTAATTGTAGGAATTATAGGGACAGAGGCTATGAAGAAACAAAAATAATCATAGAAAAAAGATTCGACACATCATTGGTGGCGAATCTTTTTTAATGGGCTATTTCTTTTTTTCATTATAATTACTTCGAGCAACTAGCATGATCATGTAACATAATAAACCGAATAAAAGGGAAATAAATAATGAATGCAGTAAAGCGACCGTTAAATTCAGTTTAGTTAGGACTACTAACATACCAGCAATCACTTGTAAAACTACTATAGTAAAGGCAATTACCCATCCATAGTAAATAACACGTTGGTTTTTATACTCTTTCACAGCGTGCCAAGTTATGTATGCAATCCAAATGAAAATAATAAGAACAGCTAATCGATGTCCCATTTGCACCCATTCGTACATGTTATTCGGCGGTGCGAAAGGTGTTTCATTATAGCAAAATGGCCAATCAGGACAAATTAAGCTCGAATCTGTATGACGAACTAACGCCCCTGTATAAACGACTAAATAAGAATAAATTGTGACAGCAATTGTATGCCAACGTAACTTTTTACCAATAAATACGTTATCAGCATCAAATTTCCGATCGACTTCAAATACAATCATAGAAAGAAGAAGAACCGCAGCAAAGGAAATAAGAGATATCCCAAAATGAAGTGCTAGGATGAAATCACCTTGCCCCCATAATACTTGAGCTGCTCCAATAAGAGCTTGCGCGATTAAGAAAAACATTGCTAAGAAACCTAATAGCTTTACTTCACGAATATGTCCGAGTTTACGCCATGTCCAAATGGTTAACACAAGAATTGAAATAGATACGACTCCAGTTACAAGACGATGTGAGAATTCAATAAGGACTTCTGGTGTAATCTCCTTTGGAATAAGAGATCCATTACAATCAGGCCAGTTTCGACCACAGCCTAGGCCACTATCTGTTTTTGTAACGAGAGCCCCACCTAATAATATAAGGAGCATCCCTACTGTAGCGGCAACAGCAAACCATTTCAAATACCTGTTGTGTTGCATAAAATGAGTCACCTACTTTATCTATCAACATTACAAGAACGTAATGTTTCTGCTACTAGATAATATCGAAAATACGTATAAAAAACAACTTGTAAAGAGAAGGGACTACTAGATGTCGATTCCATTTCACAAATTGTTCATAATTTCGTGCTTTAACCTTCACAATTCATTTTAGAAAATGTTTTACTATAGATATGTTGTTTTTAATTATATTTCTAGACAAAACTAATTTTTACAACTTCATCTAAATTTCACTTAATGTCTAGAAATCAATCGCAAATTTCGCTATAGTTATTGTTAGCGGAATATGCTTACAAAAATGAAAGGAGAGGTATTATGTCAAACGGTCGTACACTGGCGGCTACTAGAAATACTGGTCCAGAAACAACATCTGTTGTAAAAGATTTCTTAGCACTAATAAAAATTGGAATCGTTAACTCGAATCTTGTCACAACGTTTACAGGGATGTGGCTGGCTTTTCAGTTTACTGGTAGACATTTCTTGCAAGAGCTTGATGTCATATTTTACACCATGCTGGGTGCGGCATTAATCATTGGTGGCTCAGGTGCAATGAATAACTTCATTGATCAGGATATAGATCCTATCATGAAAAGAACAAAAGCAAGACCGACAGTGACAGGCAGATTTAAGCCAAACTTTGTGTTGACCATTGCCCTCTCATTTTTAATTGTAGGTGAAATTTTGTTATTTGCGGCATCGTTTGCAGCCGGCATGTGGGGACTAGTAGGAATATTTGCTTATGTCGTTCTGTATTCAATGTGGTCAAAGAGGAAGCATGTTAGTAACACGGTTGTAGGTAGTATTTCGGGGGCTATTCCTCCTGTTATTGGATTCGCAGCGGTTGAGCCTGCGTTAGGTCCAGGAGCACTAGCTTTATTCCTTATTATGTTTGCATGGCAACCACCACATTTTTATGCGCTTGCTATGAAACGGACTGAGGAATATCGTGCGGCTAAAATACCAATGCTACCTGTTATAAAGGGATTTAAACGTACAAAGTACTCAATGTTATTCTGGATTCTTTTATTATTACCGTTACCTTTCCTTTTAACAGAGCTTGGAATTGGCTTTTTAACTCTTGCTACTGCATTGAACTTGGGTTGGTTAATACTAGCTCTGAAAGGCTTTACAACAAAAGATGATATGAAATGGGCAAATAAAATGTTTATTTATTCGTTGAATCATATGACCATACTATTTGTATCCATCATAATATTTGCGGTGTTTAGCTAAAGTTAGGGATTCTTTCTTTTTATAAGAATTCATATAGACAGAACTGATGTCCTAGGTACACATGAAAATACAACAAAGAAAGAGGGGTTTAATTAAGCTATGATGAAAGGGCTTAAAAAATGGCGTCTTTTTTCACTTCTAGCAGTGATGATGGTTTTCCTTTCAGGTTGTGGTGAAGATTATCTTTCTACACTAAAACCATCTGGAGAAGTAGGTAAACAACAATTGAATTTATTACTGTTAACTACTGTAA encodes:
- a CDS encoding YlaN family protein; translated protein: MDTKSQTSFQEKALELLVADADKIARLIRVQMDHLTMPQCPLYEEVLDTQMFGLSREIDFAVKLGLIERDKGKEILDSLEKELSVLHDAYTDK
- a CDS encoding FtsW/RodA/SpoVE family cell cycle protein, producing the protein MRQYLKRYAQNFDYPLFFTVLLLSLFGLIMIYSSSMMVAIAQKKQAPDFFYQKQVTNLMVAFLGFIVAAFFPYKHYANKNIMLLLTVVLAVLFTWLKLFGHGADEVGSQSWIAIPGLGNFQPSEYAKLFIILYFAAAFYRKAQKYTFEKLQPTEIFYPIFLWILVVAGVAFETDLGAVIILCGIAVSVVASSGIPFKTFWKFFGVLGAFGTAILGILWLFKGELLTGNRKGRILSYLNPFEYEDGSGHQVVNSYYAIGGGGLEGRGLGQSIQKLGYLPEPQTDFIMAIIMEELGIWGVLIVLCGLGFIVYKGFSIALRTKDPLARMIAAGIASWIGWQSFINLGGVTGLIPLTGVTLPFISYGGTSIIILSLAMGILINVSMFEKVERKKTQS
- the pyc gene encoding pyruvate carboxylase, which produces MESINKILVANRGEIAIRIFRACTELNIQTVAIYSREDSGAFHRFKADEAYLVGAGKKPIDAYLDIEGIIAIAKDADVDAIHPGYGFLSENVEFARRCEEEGIVFIGPTSQHLDMFGDKVKARSQAIAAEIPVIPGTDGPVANLAEVETFASNYGYPVMIKAALGGGGRGMRLVHTPEDLASSYERAKSEAKAAFGSDEVYVEKAIIKPKHIEVQIIGDQHGNIVHLYERDCSIQRRHQKVVEIAPSHSISEELRNRICDAAVKLMKNVSYINAGTVEFLVAGDDFYFIEVNPRIQVEHTITEMITGVDIVHAQIKVAAGYGLHSEEIHMPKQEDMPMIGYAIQARVTTEDPANDFMPDTGKLMVYRSSGGFGVRLDAGNGFQGAVVTPYYDSLLVKISTSGMNFKEAAAKMDRNLKEFRIRGVKTNIPFLNNVVTHEKFISGAFDTSFIDTTPELFEFPVRQDRGTKLLSYIGNVTLNGFPGVEKKSKPIFVQPNQPKIDPLIVPPAGTKQILDTQGADGLVQWILAQDDVLLTDTTFRDAHQSLLATRVRSQDMYQIADATARMMHQLFSLEMWGGATFDVAYRFLKEDPWERLAKLREQVPNVLFQMLLRGANAVGYTNYPDNLIREFIAESASSGIDVFRIFDSLNWIKGMEVAIDAVRQSGKIAEAAICYTGDILDDSRAKYSVQYYKDMAKELEVAGAHILAIKDMAGLLKPEAAYRLISELKETTSLPIHLHTHDTSGNGIYLYAKAIEAGVDIIDTALGSMAGLTSQPSANSLYYAMKGSKREVRADIDSMEKLSYYWEDVRKYYKDFESGMISPHSEIYVHEMPGGQYSNLQQQAKAVGLGDRWEEVKRMYSRVNLLFGDIVKVTPSSKVVGDMALFMVQNDLDENTVLTRGQTIDFPDSVIEFFQGYLGQPHGGFPEALQQVVLKDREAISVRPGELLEPIQFDQLEAVLETKLNRPVTKKDVLAYALYPKVFEEYAKTAESFGNISVLDTPTFLYGLKLGEIIEVEIEKGKTLIIKLVSIGEPQHNGTRVLYFELNGQSRELVIQDMTVEVDGNLALKADPSNPNQIGATMPGTVLKVVVSKGSPVKRGDHLLITEAMKMETTVQAPKDGIVKEVYASAGDAISTGDLLIEIE
- a CDS encoding TetR/AcrR family transcriptional regulator — its product is MDRNKNTFIQEARKQQIIEATITTLDEIGYVKASLAQIAKRASISTALISYHFVDRQDLINQSLQALIDQSTTFILTKTYTANNPVTQLANFIEASIAYQATHPKENAALLEIVFNARTTEDIPYYKLPDEEEDPLLMALCNILEEGKKQGTFSVSSINVMAKVIQGAIGEYMLIGGPLAIAAEDYSYEVTNIIWTAMKVEGAKNA
- a CDS encoding COX15/CtaA family protein, with product MQHNRYLKWFAVAATVGMLLILLGGALVTKTDSGLGCGRNWPDCNGSLIPKEITPEVLIEFSHRLVTGVVSISILVLTIWTWRKLGHIREVKLLGFLAMFFLIAQALIGAAQVLWGQGDFILALHFGISLISFAAVLLLSMIVFEVDRKFDADNVFIGKKLRWHTIAVTIYSYLVVYTGALVRHTDSSLICPDWPFCYNETPFAPPNNMYEWVQMGHRLAVLIIFIWIAYITWHAVKEYKNQRVIYYGWVIAFTIVVLQVIAGMLVVLTKLNLTVALLHSLFISLLFGLLCYMIMLVARSNYNEKKK
- the cyoE gene encoding heme o synthase — its product is MSNGRTLAATRNTGPETTSVVKDFLALIKIGIVNSNLVTTFTGMWLAFQFTGRHFLQELDVIFYTMLGAALIIGGSGAMNNFIDQDIDPIMKRTKARPTVTGRFKPNFVLTIALSFLIVGEILLFAASFAAGMWGLVGIFAYVVLYSMWSKRKHVSNTVVGSISGAIPPVIGFAAVEPALGPGALALFLIMFAWQPPHFYALAMKRTEEYRAAKIPMLPVIKGFKRTKYSMLFWILLLLPLPFLLTELGIGFLTLATALNLGWLILALKGFTTKDDMKWANKMFIYSLNHMTILFVSIIIFAVFS